Proteins encoded in a region of the Halostella limicola genome:
- the uvrB gene encoding excinuclease ABC subunit UvrB, giving the protein MSDANSGPLSPDRPDQERPFRVDAPFDPAGDQPEAIEQLAEGYRQGMDEQTLLGVTGSGKTNTVSWVIEEIQKPTLVIAHNKTLAAQLYEEFRNLFPDNAVEYFVSYYDYYQPEAYVEQTDTFIDKDASINDEIDRLRHSATRSLLTRDDVIVVASVSAIYGLGDPSNYVDMSMRLEVGQTIDRDELLGQLVDLNYERNDVDFTQGTFRVRGDTVEIYPMYGRYAVRVEFWGDDIDRMVKIDPLEGEVKSEEPAVLVHPAEHYSIPEQRLQNAMDEIREDMHDRVSYFERKGDMIAAQRIEERTTFDLEMLQETGYCSGIENYSVYLGDREPGDPPYTLLDYFPDDFLTVIDESHQTLPQIKGQYEGDKSRKDSLVENGFRLPTAYDNRPLTFDEFQDRVDRTLYVSATPGDYEREHSDRIVEQIVRPTHLVDPKVEVAEATGQVDDLMDRIDDRVERDERVLVTTLTKRMAEDLTEYFEEAGIDVAYMHDETDTLERHELIRSLRLGEIDVLVGINLLREGLDIPEVSLVAILDADQEGFLRSETTLVQTMGRAARNVNGEVVLYADERSSAMEAAIEETQRRRRIQQEYNEEHGFEATTIEKEVGETNLPGSQTDTSDVAGDGPSDADEAARRIEQLEERMGEAADNLEFELAADIRDRIRELRQEFDLAGEDDDGVAPEIDPEF; this is encoded by the coding sequence GTGAGCGACGCCAACTCCGGTCCGCTCTCCCCGGACCGTCCCGACCAGGAACGACCGTTTCGCGTCGACGCGCCGTTCGACCCGGCCGGCGACCAGCCCGAGGCCATCGAGCAGCTGGCCGAGGGCTACCGGCAGGGGATGGACGAACAGACCCTGCTCGGCGTGACTGGCTCGGGCAAGACCAACACCGTCTCGTGGGTGATAGAGGAGATACAGAAGCCGACCCTCGTGATCGCCCACAACAAGACGCTCGCGGCGCAGTTGTACGAGGAGTTCCGGAACCTCTTCCCTGACAACGCCGTCGAGTACTTCGTCTCCTACTACGACTACTACCAGCCCGAGGCCTACGTCGAGCAGACGGACACGTTCATCGACAAGGACGCCTCGATCAACGACGAGATCGACCGCCTGCGCCACTCGGCGACGCGGTCGCTTCTGACCCGCGACGACGTCATCGTCGTCGCCTCGGTGTCGGCCATCTACGGCCTCGGCGACCCGTCGAACTACGTCGACATGTCGATGCGGCTCGAAGTGGGCCAGACGATCGACCGCGACGAGCTGCTCGGCCAGCTGGTCGACCTGAACTACGAGCGCAACGACGTCGACTTCACGCAGGGCACGTTCCGGGTGCGCGGCGACACCGTCGAGATATACCCGATGTACGGCCGCTACGCCGTCCGCGTGGAGTTCTGGGGCGACGATATCGACCGCATGGTGAAGATCGACCCGCTGGAAGGCGAGGTAAAAAGCGAGGAGCCCGCGGTGCTCGTCCACCCGGCGGAGCACTACTCCATCCCAGAGCAGCGGCTGCAGAACGCGATGGACGAGATCCGAGAGGACATGCACGACCGGGTGTCGTACTTCGAGCGCAAGGGCGACATGATCGCCGCCCAGCGCATCGAGGAGCGCACCACGTTCGACCTGGAGATGCTGCAGGAGACGGGCTACTGCTCGGGCATCGAGAACTACTCCGTCTACCTCGGCGACCGCGAACCGGGCGACCCGCCGTACACCCTGCTCGACTACTTCCCCGACGACTTCCTCACCGTCATCGACGAGTCCCACCAGACGCTCCCGCAGATCAAGGGGCAGTACGAGGGCGACAAGTCCCGGAAGGACTCGCTGGTCGAGAACGGCTTCCGGCTCCCGACGGCGTACGACAACCGCCCGCTCACCTTCGACGAGTTTCAGGACCGGGTCGACCGGACGCTGTACGTCTCCGCGACGCCCGGCGACTACGAGCGCGAGCACTCCGATCGGATCGTCGAGCAGATCGTCCGCCCGACCCACCTGGTTGACCCGAAGGTCGAGGTCGCGGAGGCGACGGGGCAGGTCGACGACCTCATGGACCGCATCGACGACCGCGTCGAGCGCGACGAGCGCGTGCTCGTCACGACGCTCACCAAGCGCATGGCCGAGGATCTCACGGAGTACTTCGAGGAGGCGGGCATCGACGTGGCGTACATGCACGACGAGACGGACACGCTCGAGCGCCACGAGCTCATCCGCTCGCTGCGGCTCGGCGAGATCGACGTGCTCGTCGGCATCAACCTGCTCCGCGAGGGGCTGGACATCCCCGAGGTGAGCCTCGTCGCCATCCTCGACGCGGACCAGGAGGGGTTCCTCCGCTCGGAGACCACGCTCGTCCAGACGATGGGGCGGGCCGCCCGCAACGTCAACGGCGAAGTGGTGCTGTACGCCGACGAGCGGTCGTCGGCGATGGAGGCGGCGATCGAGGAGACACAGCGCCGCCGGCGGATCCAGCAGGAGTACAACGAGGAGCACGGCTTCGAGGCGACGACCATCGAGAAGGAGGTCGGCGAGACGAACCTGCCCGGCTCCCAGACCGACACCAGCGACGTCGCCGGCGACGGGCCGAGCGACGCCGACGAGGCCGCCCGCCGGATCGAGCAGCTGGAGGAGCGCATGGGCGAGGCCGCCGACAACCTGGAGTTCGAACTCGCGGCGGACATCCGCGACCGCATCCGCGAACTCCGTCAGGAGTTCGACCTCGCGGGGGAGGACGACGACGGCGTCGCGCCGGAGATCGACCCCGAGTTCTGA
- a CDS encoding helix-turn-helix transcriptional regulator, with product MERRTLAVALLALSFLLSPASAAAAGGPVVTITETSYSGEGVVESPGDSVRLWRSEPHAVNVTLSESMWVRNSSSRVRVCVGVADDESESVRTLACREASVGEEDVTVTVPVEEVPENATGRRTAVVSVWEAGSDFEESALHDRQEVPVQILEKDGDLDSDRLTNAHEVELGTNVSEADTDDDGLRDGEEVHEYGTSPTAVDSDDDGLRDGEEINRGTDPTVADTDLDGLTDAAEVNEHGTDPTKSDTDGDGLTDREEVRNYGTDPTAVDTDGDGLTDSEEVDEYDTDPKVPDTDGDGLTDSEEVDEHGTDPTDPDTDGDFVRDGTEVALWAAPNSALTPLAYAIALLGGVAAAVWRVGSLGDRGLGDGLERLRAVGGSGSDGEADAESSDRPGSVSDADEGSGGPTGAGESASPTLITEEARVLRMLDEYDGRLPQSDVVDRTEWSKSKVSRLLSRMEDDGDIRKITIGRQNLITYPSDEPLEHDRERPDE from the coding sequence AGTCACGATAACGGAGACGTCGTACTCCGGCGAGGGCGTCGTCGAATCGCCGGGCGACTCCGTTCGGCTGTGGCGGTCCGAGCCCCACGCCGTCAACGTGACGCTCTCGGAGTCGATGTGGGTGAGAAACTCCTCGTCACGCGTGCGGGTCTGCGTCGGCGTCGCCGACGACGAGAGCGAGTCGGTGCGCACCCTCGCCTGTCGAGAGGCGAGCGTCGGCGAGGAGGACGTGACGGTCACGGTGCCGGTCGAGGAGGTCCCCGAGAACGCGACCGGCCGCCGAACGGCGGTGGTGTCCGTCTGGGAGGCGGGGTCGGACTTCGAGGAGAGCGCGCTCCACGACCGACAGGAGGTTCCGGTCCAGATCCTCGAAAAGGACGGCGACCTCGACAGCGACCGGCTGACGAACGCCCACGAGGTCGAACTCGGAACCAACGTCTCCGAGGCCGACACGGACGACGACGGCCTCCGCGACGGCGAGGAGGTACACGAGTACGGGACCAGCCCGACCGCCGTGGACAGCGACGACGACGGCCTCCGCGACGGCGAGGAGATCAATCGCGGGACCGACCCGACGGTCGCAGACACCGACCTCGACGGCCTCACGGACGCGGCGGAGGTCAACGAACACGGCACCGACCCGACGAAATCGGACACCGACGGCGACGGCCTCACCGACCGGGAAGAAGTTCGCAACTACGGGACCGACCCGACGGCCGTCGACACCGACGGCGACGGCCTCACCGATAGCGAGGAGGTCGACGAGTACGACACCGATCCGAAGGTCCCGGACACCGACGGCGACGGCCTCACCGATAGCGAGGAGGTCGACGAGCACGGCACCGACCCGACGGATCCCGACACCGACGGCGACTTCGTACGCGACGGCACCGAGGTCGCGCTCTGGGCGGCGCCGAACAGCGCCCTGACGCCGCTAGCGTACGCGATCGCCCTGCTGGGAGGCGTCGCCGCGGCGGTCTGGCGGGTCGGTAGTCTCGGCGACCGCGGCCTCGGCGACGGACTCGAACGACTCCGAGCGGTCGGCGGTTCGGGGTCCGACGGGGAAGCGGACGCCGAATCGAGCGACCGCCCGGGCTCCGTCTCCGACGCGGACGAGGGCTCCGGAGGGCCGACAGGGGCCGGCGAGTCGGCGTCGCCGACGCTGATCACCGAGGAAGCTCGCGTCCTCCGGATGCTCGACGAGTATGACGGCCGCCTCCCACAGAGCGACGTCGTCGACCGGACCGAGTGGTCGAAGTCGAAGGTCAGCCGGCTCCTCTCCCGGATGGAGGACGACGGGGATATCAGGAAGATCACGATCGGCAGGCAGAACCTCATCACGTACCCGTCCGACGAGCCGCTGGAACACGACCGAGAGCGCCCCGACGAGTAA